The window TGGAAAAAATAGACtctcatcaaaaattttttcggaaccacgctaataattttatttttaattgtagagagctttactttgtgtaactccataattaggattgaagaaataaaatttccaattttctttgcttattccactttgatttatttaatattttaataatttaaaatatttttgacatgtTTCATCTAACATAGACACTTTCATAACTGTCACGGTTATGAAAATGTCTATGTTTCAATCATGAAATCATGTTTGTAAAATATCAATCATCAAACtgaattctattaaattttcgtaaaaaaaatttttgtctaacaTAAActtatacataaattaattaaaattatggtaaatatgcaaaatattaaaatatccgAATCAAATTGTGCTAAAACAAACCGAAAGTCATAATACAAGTTGAACAACTCATTCAATTTTCTCCACGAGAAAAACTTCGCGACGTTTTGGTCAGCCAATTTTTAACCACAACCGAACAATTTATTGAACTCTCACGATTTATTGATGAAATTCGACAAATTAAATGTGCTACGCCTGAAATACGTATGgccaaatcaaaatcaaaaagtgTACGAAAGCGGGTACGTAgccattgtaaaaaaaatttattaaattattaaagcaGTTCGATTgatgaaagataataaaaatccaACAcctcaaatcaaattttatccgGAAAGAAAATGTTATAAACGAATTGAATTGTGTACGCATCTACAAATCGAAGAATATTGTCAAAATGTGGatccatttaatgaaattcatcACGTTGAATATGATTACGTAgctaaaaatgagaaaaatgtttttttaatgaatcctaCTTAATTGGAATACGGTAAGAAtataccaaataaaataatacaaccGAAGGACTAGCTTTAGGTTCAAGGGAAAGTTATAAGCAGAAATTTTTTGCCTAGGGTTAGGTAGGATAAAAGTGAGTACCAAAACTAGAATGACAATATATTCAACTGTAGACAACCCTTtagtataaaatcaaaaattgctaCGTATGTTTATCATTTAGTAACCTACCTACAGTTTAATGTATTTTGTACATTACCGGTGAACAGGggtaaatgtaataattttactcAGTTTCTTCGAACTGTATATAGGTTTAAATCAGGGATAATAGcaataaaagacaaaaattaagttAGCTTTTCGTTTTCGTTTCCATAAGATCGAatgaaaacttataaaaatatgaatttttctaaaagacTACAAAATAATTCCTAAATCAgtcaaaaaattacaagaagAAGATGTAATGTAAGGAATTACGatgttaaaatataacatacaaTTAGCCCTGgccatattaaattatttttgctccAATACCTAGATTTCAAGGGGGAATCTGTCACAGTTgagtaaaaattaacatttactCGAATTCTCGTACTGCATACGATCACACTCTTtacaaataaacttaaaaacttaCGTTTCTTTCCAAGATGAATATcgattaaaattcataaaatttgcatGATACGAGGCATCTATGTCATTCAGCAAATggctaaatgttttatttacacGTCAAACTTTGTCTATGTTAGTTCAATAAGTACTTTTAAGTCATGTTGGGCATTAGGCATCTAACTTATCATATTTCCTGACAGAAAGTTCTTGAAAAGTTAGAATGAGGGTCCATTCGAAAACAACTAGGCAAGTAACTTCTGCTctcttttactttttaacagAATTTTCTCCCAAATACTGAATAAGGGTTTAACTCACCCGCAGTATGTTAATGACTTATAACAGCGCATGACGTATGGTAAGGGAATATAGAAGCATGGTGGaagatatatattaaaaaggTTGAGAAGAATTTGTAGAGCAAAAAATTGTTAGGCATGACCCTCACAATAGTTCTCAAATTTCCAGCCCTTCTGAAATGACTGGTTCTTAGTACAAAATCTACTCGCGCCTTGTGGAAAAACAGTATAGTTTTTTGTCGTCAACGTACAGGGGTACTGGCCAAATGGAAGTTTGGGAAAATTTCCGATAAACCGACAATCAAAAAACGAGAATAGGCTGAATGGTTCAAAATGTccgaatattgaattttaactataaatatgTTTTGCACTTTTAAAAGAAGAATAAGTACTCGAATATTGAATTCAAATGTCATTGAATTGCGTATAAAAGTTCATTTCAGAGTCAGGTTAGGCTATTTTTAGAGTCAAGAAATAGTTAACAAATACGTCTACCAAAGATTGAAATACCGCTTAATTCTTTGCTAGACGAATctgtttatctttctttacacTTTGGGCCGAATTTTGAATGAGCTGGAATACACTCATGTCTGTGATAtctaattgtattaatttttctcaGGCCCATCATTAAAAGAAGACCATAACACTATGTATGGAAAGCTTAAAACAAAGGCAACATTCTCCTCTTTAATTACGGCATGTTCGAGTTGTGAATATTGTGAACCTGAAAagcaaaacaacaaaataaaaaatgaattatataattCGAACGATTGTAAGCGAAATGACATGTTAAAAGaattacataaacaaaatttacacgAATTAAAGAAAAGAGTTGAGATAACATCTAATGAAGCAATCGATACATTCTCTTTTGAGTCCGAATCGATTGAATTATCAAATGAAACCTTAAATAATGTGGATATTTGTATCGATGGTCGTACAATTTCCAGGTATTTCTTGTTctcttttttcaatataaactaTGTAGGCagcgtaattttttttccatagaaaTCTAAATTTTGAAGCACAAACGAAAGTTTCGatttcccttaaaaaatttgggGAGAATTTCGTTATACacataccattaaaaaaatcgccttttttaaaaaattcaaatattttcgaaattttgttttgtattttttaaatatgagactgaaaattttttatcaccgCCAACTGATTTGTGTCGAGAGTTGGGAGGGAAGACAACGTACAAGGGgcgcaaaattattttgaaaggaaTTCTATATACTCATCAGAAAGCTTATGCATTTCTCTACAGAATATTTTGCTTCGCATTTTCGTAAAAGCTTTTTTAACCAAGTTACGCATTATCAAAGCATGTTGGACATTTACGAATTAAAACTTTggctaaatattttaattagaactTATTGTTGTCTTTAAATTACCCACAGTTTACGAAGCTTAAATTGCGCTTTTAAGGAATATATAAAACggtaattaaaatgttaatttattataaattcatgagaaattagaaaatgattgaaatctttgatatataatttgtcggattattctttttcaaaaaattccgtACTGCACGGGAGTTTGTGGCAGTACTCTATAGTCTGacaaatttgataattacaCACTACCCTGACGTTTGTCAGATTACCGCGGGGGTTTACTGTAATTCGAGCTTTTTTAACCTAGTTACGCACTATCAGAGCAAATACGACACACCTaacttcttataaaattttagttaaatctGATTTCGTGCGAAAGCTTAATTTTTCTGTAGAATAGCGTTTTTGCGAGCTTTTTTGATGATTTGATTCGACGAGTCTTTTTGATTATATTACTAGTACTGTTTAAGCGATTCGGAAGTGTCAAGTTTGACCTCACAGTGTGCTAAAAAATCCCGAACATAAATCCTTAAGAGTACGTTCTAAAACATTGTTGATAAAGAAACGTACGATTTCGAatgtattttttggatttcttgctaaatattatttcttcctttcatatttcttagaaaattataagataACTCTTTCCTTATCCTTAATAATTCTTGCGCTCGTATACGCTTTCAAAGTTCTCAGAAAATTATAAGATAACGCTTTTTTTATCCTTAATAATTTTGTCACCCCTTATTCACTTTCAAAgcattaagaaaattataagataGCACTTTTCTCACCCTTTTAATCCTCGACGCAAAGTGGTGcagatgataaaaaattttcagctttgaattcaaaaactaaaaaataccaGCTTTCGAATAAGTTGTAAATGATGCCGGTTCGACCATTTTGTTCGGAGATAcaactgtttgaaattttggtcagtatttgtatttattcccgtttttttttttttttctcaagggGTTTTCTCTTTCGAAAAATTgcagacaaaaattttattacggaATTTAACGAAATTCGGAATAATGAATAATTcgaatatcaataataaaaaaattcggttCATTTAATTATTGGATGTGTGTTTTTGAGAGAAAATCCCACACCAACAACGGAGCAATTCTGTaggtattttgaaaaatactcatccaatcgtcaaatgagTTCTTCTACGATATTGTTTCGGAATATTTATAACCCAATAGCCAAAGCAAAAAAGCAGATTCATATTGAAATTTTCTACagaagaaattttattgttggAATATATTGAGGGACGTAGAGGTAGGGCGCGAGCTTCAGCCGGCATCTTGGAAAacacgttttatcaaatatatcatGACACATGCATCGAAAGACAAAAATAGGAGGAACGCGCTCATACGCcctaattagtcggacacaacgtttttttttcttcaataattaatttattaaggttttaactttaatttaaatagtttttttttttttttaatttccaccgacaaTTTTTCTACAAATCTATTAATATCATCATctatcgttttcccataagaccaatgttaagtATACTTAAGCCTACTTTTgaagccatttatttatttaaacaatcggGCAAcactccctaaaattttcaaaattgatttagacttagtccaactatatctaaaaaaaaatcaagccttttatccaaaattgccctggaaCTCGTACATTGACTTTCCCTAAAATATAATCTTTTTCTGATTATTTTGTGCTAGTGTTGACAGATTCTGTTCCTGCGTACAAACAATTGTAAACGTCCCAAAAATTAATGCGAATTATGCTTTTGGTAAAAGTATTGATCAATCCGAACAAACGTTGAGTACTGAACTAAGAGCAGCGCTATTACAATtcaaacattacaaaaatatgGAGAACAAATGCACACAATATGGTGGAAATAGTAGAGCGACAAAAAGTTATTCATTAAAAGTCGTCGAACCATCAAATGATTCGTCAGATGATGAGAGTATGGACGATGAGATCAAATGGAACGATGGTAAAGTGGATATGTGGACggatttaataagaaaaattaagtaTGTTGAAGGGGCACCAAAACGTGCCCAGAAACGGTAACAACGTGATTTACCATCACGTAGAAGTGATTCAATAGCGTATTGTTAGAACAAATTATGACAACCGGGTCTATTATTATGCCAGAGACGATAATTGAGtagaataatgaaaattgaaatgagTTGATTCTTGTAATTTGCAAGTTCcctttttaatagttttttgttatttatttttgagcctgtataatttttgtaataaagctTGAATTTTTGAGCTGAGTATcagatttattacattttacagCTCAAGCGTGGATTTAGGCAGGAGCAATTAAGTGGTTGTATCcagttatttaagtatattctctaaaaattttaagttgatcCGATAAATATTCACGAAAATAAAatcgcattaaaaaaaattttaacggagtgtaaacgtcttttgaaattttaaacgc is drawn from Chrysoperla carnea chromosome X, inChrCarn1.1, whole genome shotgun sequence and contains these coding sequences:
- the LOC123302951 gene encoding uncharacterized protein LOC123302951, with protein sequence MYGKLKTKATFSSLITACSSCEYCEPEKQNNKIKNELYNSNDCKRNDMLKELHKQNLHELKKRVEITSNEAIDTFSFESESIELSNETLNNVDICIDGRTISSVDRFCSCVQTIVNVPKINANYAFGKSIDQSEQTLSTELRAALLQFKHYKNMENKCTQYGGNSRATKSYSLKVVEPSNDSSDDESMDDEIKWNDGKVDMWTDLIRKIKYVEGAPKRAQKR